The genomic interval ATGTGTGAAAGCTCAAGAGCATCTCAGACCctagaccaggggtgtcaaaccggttccatggagggccgagtgtctgcaggtctttgggttttcctttaaattggttcccaggtcagacctgaacaaccaggtgggggtagaaattaaccaattagtgaactcattaatcaatcaggtacaaggtgagagcgaaaacctgcagacactcggccctccgtggaaccggtttgacacctgtgccctAGACCAAACTAACTTGACATCCAGGGTTTTTGGTGCAATATGAAACAACTGTTTCCAAGTTGGCTTGTCTTTGTGCAGACACAATGCACTGGTCTAGTGCAAGACCCTCTCCCCACCAATAAACCCTCACATCGCTGGTACAAAAAAGTACCCAGATGTGTTCGGTTTTCTACAGACACAATTCCCAAATCTACAGTTAACCTTGAAGTTTACTTGGTCATGGTGTGTAAAATACCtcgtgtttttgtatgtgtcacCAAAGTATAGAATcactttaatttccattttggaATAGAAATGTTCATATGcactacattttgttatttggtGATTTAAAGAAAGGAAATTACCATTCTGTCTTACTCTATGCCTCAAAAATATAATCCAGCAAGATGCTATGGCTTTGACCTACAAATGGTATGTAGGGTACCAACCACGTTTGGTTAAAACCCTCTTATTATTAAATGATAATAATATAACAGAGCAAGAAATGCaagtaaatacatacattaattAAATCAAGATGGATATGTATCTATTTGTGTACATTTatgcacacatttgtttatgtttgtcaGAGCTGGTGAGTCCTGTTGCAGACTTGGACTCAAGTCACACTTATGTCAACAATAAATGTTCAAAGGACTtaagacttgacttggacttgtaTTCATTGGACTTATGACTTGGAAGGTAAATATATAATAGCTAATACTAAGGAAAAGAACTGCCTTCACGCTTTGTTCTGGTCTGGTAGCTCAAGCGATTAAATATGAAAGTCACCTAGGTAACATTAGCGATAGTGCATCCGTCCACTTGTAATAGCATTtggcaacaaagattttttacATTCAGTGAGAAGCCTAATGATTTCTAATGAGTTTGCTTCCTGTTTCTAAGATTTGCCAGCTAAttagttacagtagctaataTCTTACCAACAAATATAACCATACAGAACACAAAGAGCTGTTAGCTCATGTAAAATAGTCAGTCAATTTGGCTAATGCCAGATAGAACAGTAGAAAGCATAGGCCGGCCCCAACCTCAACATGATCATACTTCAATTACACATTAAATGTTACAATTAAGTATTAGTGTATTAGATtatcaactgctgatttaaaatagCCCATAAAACAATAGTCATCCCCAAAAAGTGCACCATAAGTTGAAAGGACTTGGTTTGGACTAATAGACTATAACTATAGCCTATTGTCCTtaaaagacttgagacttgattCGGACTTGCATGCTTGATATGTTTGATGCATGTACTAACACTATATGAGAAGGCAtcatttttcattcaaatgtttctacactgaaaataaatataaatgcaaaatgttaagTTGACATTTCTGGAGGCGTCGCTaagatcacaatacattcggggacAGAAAGtgcagggttttgaatgtaaacGTGGTAAATGTTATggtgtacacgctagcggcctacacgtccacattgtcataatgcacgatcggaattatagataaagagctttttttattttattctaattttcttgggtcaatttgagatccggggctattcataaaagaacaCCCGGACCTAACGACGCCACAGGCTGGAACTGCAATTTATACTGGACACcggtttttgtctttttatacAAAAGGACCATTCTTTCATTGGAACATTACAAGAGTTACCTATGTGGACTTGACatataacatacagtattaGTCCATACATAAGTAATAATTACTACAGAGTTACAGAGTGTGCGTGCATCATGAATGAAAACAACAGCAAATGCCTGTTGATCAGTTCTTCTGCCCCTGAGGCGCTTCGACATGACGAGAGAAGTGACATGATTTCAAAGGTGTAATTCCTGAGCAAAGTGTACTTTCATTTGTGTATAAACACCTTAGGTGACCTATGATCTTTCCCAACTCCGTCAATAGTCTTTGGGTGGATTGGAGTGTAACTGCAGAACACTGTGTGTCTCAGGGGCATCATGTACCCTGATTCTGAAGGAGAGATACTTCCTGTAGCTGACTGTCAGGCCCACCAGGAGACACACAACACCAGTGACCCCCAGGACCGAAGACACTGTGAGGTCTGTATTGAACCCCGGTAATTGAGAGGGAGGGGCCTGGTCAAAGGTCAGGCTTGAGTCAAGGGTCGTGTTTTGATGTAACTGGGAGTCACTGCAGAATAATTATAAAAGACACATTATTAATGTACACCATTAATATAATTTATGGTGAAATTATGTATTGCTCTTAGAGAAAAAGAAAGTCTAGGAAAAAAAGCACTTCTAACCCAGCTGTACTCACTTCCCAGGTATCGATGGGTCTGTGGTTAAGACATCTGAAGAGTCAGATATCTGGGTGTTGTTGGACAAGTCAATGTCTGGGTACCAACACAACCTCTTGTAAGGACAGAACACTAAACCCCTGTATCCTGTCACCTGGATGAATGAATGAGAAATCATGAAAGAACTGAGTGGCCAAAATGGTGAAATCAATACACACATTTCCAAGCTTATTAAACTCAAGCTGACCTCAGTGGCGCCCCCAGCGGGGCAGTCCATCCAATCAGAGCCAGATACCTGTATCTGATACCTGTTCAGTCCAGTACACCTGTGTCTGTAACAACGACCCACCACAGAGTcactgacagagagggagacattcTGAAGGAGTagatgagagggacagaaaatGACAGGTGTCACtttcacacacatataaaaCCACTTATAAAACCTATCTGTGAGAGTTcacacacctgaacacaacagactgacagacacactgactgacagacagacacactgactgacagacagacacactgactgacagacagacacactgactgacagacagacacactgactgacagacagacacactgactgacacactgactgacacactgactgacacactgactgacacactgactgacacactgactgacctCTCTGGTCAGGTTAGAGATGAAGCATCGGCTGTCTAAATGGTAGGTCTCTCCACTCCAGTCGTCTGTTTCAGACTCATTCTCTTTTATCCAACACTCACTCTTTACGGAGACAACaaatggagagggggagaaatgaGAAAAGGGAGAGGGGCACATAACATATGACTGAAATAGACAACAAAGAGGATAGAGAATTTGTACTACAgtcatggaaaacagaagattTAGTAAAAGTCATGTTTAAAGGGGCCATTTGTGATGTCTGACAGagattttttattgtatttctatgGTAAATGAGAGACTACTACagcaaatgttttaagttaatgtttcaaatattattttttaaattgtaccAAGGGCCTGAGATATTTGCTATTGAAACTTTCTCACTGGTCAGTCTATCAGTCTTAAAGTCTCTTATTGGCTTTCTACACTGAGACACGCagtactattcccccaccctaaacaaccctggactagctaatattattcccccaccctaaacaaccctggactagctaatactattcccccaccctaaacaaccctggactagctaatattattcccccaccctaaacaaccctggactagctaatactattcccccaccctaaacaaccctggactagctaatactattcccccaGCCTAAACAGCCCTGGACTAGATAACACTATTCCCCCAGCCTAAACAACCCAGGACTAGCTAATAttattcccccaccctaaacaacccaggactagctaatactattcccccaGCCTAAACAACCcaggactagctaatactattcccccaccctaaacaaccctggactagataatattattcccccaccctaaacaaccctggactagctaatactattcccccaccctaaacaaccctggactagctaatactattcccccaccctaaacaaccctggactagctaatactatccccccaccctaaacaaCCCAGGACTAGATAATAATATTCCGGTATCATTTGGTAAGGGAAAGGGAAGAGGAGACAAGTCGTGTCATTGTATAAAACTCTTTTAAACGTTAGAGggaggattctacacagtggcTCATTCCTTATTGAGGATGACTAGGAGCAAATACCTACCCGGTTTGTCAGAGGTTTATAAACACGGCATCCATCCAGGTACTGGTCAGTCTGGCACTCCCCCTTGTGGAGGTGAAGATAATGGCACCCAAGACCACTGAGTAATGGAAAGTATAAATGTGAAGTAGAGAAACTGACAAAACGGCATTAGAAAACATTGGGTTGTATGATGTTCATATAAAATGACACTACCTGTCCCTGCAGAAGAAGGAGGAGTTGCCATGGCAGGTGGACAGTGATCCAAAAAGAGCTCCCTCACCTTTAAAAGACACATGCCAATAAAAGCTCACAACACAAGAACAGACAGTATGAGTGGAAGTCAAATAGCCCCATAACTTAATatactatatattatatatatatttttttttacttatactGCTTAGTTGATATATATGATATAAATATACCTCTGTCTGGTAAGGTTAATGGCTACTATATTGAGAGCAGACATTTTCTGGTCAACaggcagtgttgttgtttttttattgtatgaaCCAAGTTGCGTTTTTCACGTTAAAATGCCTATCCAACATCTCAGATGATTATTTCCCCGCTATGATTGTGTCTTAGCTGGAGTAGCCTTTTGTGGGCATGTTGTTCAGGAGGTCcaattaaattgttaaatttttttgtgtcactctcaattattttaataagtcAAATAAAAAGGAGCACTTACATGAATTACATTACGTAAAAAAGACTCAGtgactttaataaaaaaaagacttgTTAATTCCTTTCTCTAAGCAAATGATTTGGACTAAACTAATATTgtgacatgttttttctttaccatataACAGTcatcaaatatttgtaatatttacaGCACGCTTTGCTTTTCTTTACATACAATGTACAACTTTTCTCACCCCACTTTAGTTTAAAATAGCATAATAAAATGGTCCATCGCAAACATAGCAGTTTTTCCAGTAAAAGTGAACATCAGTaatccctcaccctctccccacACTAGGCTCTGGGCTCGGCTGTGGTTCACAGAGTACCAGCCTGTGTCCTGTAGGGCTGCCAGGGTGATCGGGTCGACCCGAACCACAGCTGGCTTCCCAAGAGCCGCCGCCATGATGGAACCCTGTAGAACCCTGGACTCCCAGTGAGACGAGAGACCAACAGAACCAACGTcctgggaggaggggggggggagaaagggagagaaagagggagacagagagaaaatcaGAGCATGAGTGAATGAGATTTTTGTCAATGACTGCGGTGTATTTTAGCCAGTGTAGCTGTTCCATGTAACATATGAATGTGTATTTCCTGATAGGAGGAGAGAATCTGTGTATTGACACGATCTGGATCATTACCAGGTTCTCCAGCGGTGCTCCCAGCTCAGGGTCAGTAGAGGTCAGGTGGTTCTGTAGGGCTTGGATCACTGACTGGGTGTAGATCCTCACCTGACCCGTTGAATCTTTGTTGGTCACCTGACCTCGGGGGGAGCAAACGACCCCAGCTGGAGAACATTatacataaacaacacattacaacagtactacacaacacagtatgACTGAACCACACAATACATTACATCAaaactacacaacacagtatgACTAAAccacacaataaaacacaaaaataccaTACAACACAATATGAAACCCTACATGACACAAGAATGCTAAATTAAGAATGGAATAGATTTGCCATCCAACAGCCCGAAGAAACAATCCAAAACAGAGTACCATAAagttaaacaataaaaacactgtTCAACACACGTGGTACAGCATGGCAACACAACTGCATGGAAGCTGACTGTGATAACCATGGTAACTATTTTAGGGGGCGTAAATAAATATTGTGACTGACGTTGGGTGGAGTAGGAACAGTCCTTCCAGGTGTTGAACAGCTTCTTAGAGAAACCCAACACATGAAACAGCTCATGAAGCACGGTCTGAATCAGAGgaggaaaacacacaacaactgaTTACCATTAAACATCCGATTATTCTTAAAACCtgacccctaaacctaaccccttgAGCCGAAAACATCTTTGCTTCTCTCAACATATTaaaaaggcagacagactgcGGCTACCTGCACAGTGCCTCGGTGGCTGAATCCGTCTCCAGACAGTCGGTCTCTGCAGATGACCACCACCCCGGCCAGAGGTCTGCCCAGGGAGTCAGTCTGACAGTGTACGGAGTAGGCCAACACACTGGGCTGGGATGTGTGAACAGTCAACAGGAAGGATTAATACACTGACAGGCAAAATACCTTAAAATCTGAATGACTATATTGATTATATTACCCGATTCTTGGTGAGGGTACGGTATGGATATTTTACCCTGGATCTGTATGAACCATTACTGAACAGATTAACAGTGGACATTACATTATATAGTGACCTCTCACCTCAGTATGAACCATAACTGAACAGATTAACAGTGGACTTTACATTATGTAGTGACCTCTCACCTCTGTATGAACCATAACTGAACAGATTAACAGTGGACTTTACATTATGTAGTGACCTCTCACCTCAGTATGAACCATAACTGAACAGATTAACAGTGGACTTTACATTATGTAGTGACCTCTCACCTCTGCTCGACACTTGTCAGTGCTCTGTGTGTGCAGGTAAAGCAGGAAGTCTGTGTCAGGAAGCCCCGGCCCCTCTGACCTTAATACCGTCACGGTTGGTGCATTAGGCTCTGGGTAAACGGCACAGCCACTCAGATGGTCATCTGGGATCTGCCAATCAACAGGGAGTAGTGAGAAAAGGGGCATGACTTGGGTGGTCCGAGgacaaataataacatttctgttaatgCAGATACAGCATACTCACAACCACATCAAGGCACGTCTCACTCCTGTACTTCTCATTGGCTCGGCCACACCtgagaaaacagaaagagatTTATAGGAAAGTATCAACACACAGACCTATAGAAGTCTGTCAGTCACATGGCGGTACATCATTAGATATACCAGATCAGAATGTCTAAGCAAGAGGAACATTCATTGACAAATAGATAAACACACATCCCCAATGCAGATAAAAGTCACAGACCTGTTATAGTTGACAGCAGTGGCGTTCCTCCAGAGGAATTTGCAGTATTTGTAGATGTCTCTACTGAGCAGAAACCGGCCAGGGACTCTGTTCACTGACAGAAAGGTCATAAATTGACACTGAAACACTTTTCAACACTATTTGAAAATGTCATTAAACTGTTATTAGACAGAGTCAAATGCACACAACACTCAAATGCATAGATTCACTCAGACATGGCAAATAGATCCAATCAGATACGTCAGACATGTTTACTCAGACACAGCAGATAGATTCACTAGATTCACTAGATCCACTCAGAAACAGCAGATAGATCCATTCAGACACAACAGATAGATCCACTCAGACATGGCAGACAGATCTACTCAGACACAACAAATAGATCCACTCAGACACAACAAATAGATCCACTCAGACACGATAGATATAGCAAGAAAGACTCAGCACACGTTGTTCTCCTACCTGACAGGATGCTGGACACGATGGCCACAGCTTCCCTGACTGATGgctccagcctctctctctccacctcagaAAGGGTGGGGCTCTCCCTCGGAACCCAGGTGTGaatcctgattggctgtggAGGGTGTGTGGTCGGGGACAGCTCCCTAAGCTTCCTGTTAGCTCTCTGGAATAGAGGAACTTGAGGTAAATCCATTACGGATTCAGAGACAATCATCAACACTTACGTGTTGAATCAGTCCAATTACGACACATGCAACCATTTCAGGGTATGTctttaatgtgtgttttatttaaccTGTGGATCAGTGGATGTAGtgaccactgtgactgactgCTGAACCTCATCAAAGATGCACTTCTCCAGAGCCCCAGGGAGACATGTGACCACCAGCATTATCCACAGGCAGCCCAGGGAGTGGTGGGGAGCCATAATTACTGCCCCAACGCAGGAGACACGTCTGGGATAGACTTCACAGAGACGGATCCATGGTTTGATGTTAGTCTGCAGGATATAAGATTTCATGAGAATCCTGAGAACCAGAACTGAATTGTAAACATATGTTCACTTGTTGGAGACAGGATTATATAGAGTATTT from Esox lucius isolate fEsoLuc1 chromosome 24, fEsoLuc1.pri, whole genome shotgun sequence carries:
- the LOC114830317 gene encoding leishmanolysin-like peptidase 2 — protein: MSTVNLFSNGSYRSRVKYPYRTLTKNRPSVLAYSVHCQTDSLGRPLAGVVVICRDRLSGDGFSHRGTVQTVLHELFHVLGFSKKLFNTWKDCSYSTQPGVVCSPRGQVTNKDSTGQVRIYTQSVIQALQNHLTSTDPELGAPLENLDVGSVGLSSHWESRVLQGSIMAAALGKPAVVRVDPITLAALQDTGWYSVNHSRAQSLVWGEGEGALFGSLSTCHGNSSFFCRDSGLGCHYLHLHKGECQTDQYLDGCRVYKPLTNRSECWIKENESETDDWSGETYHLDSRCFISNLTRENVSLSVSDSVVGRCYRHRCTGLNRYQIQVSGSDWMDCPAGGATEVTGYRGLVFCPYKRLCWYPDIDLSNNTQISDSSDVLTTDPSIPGNDSQLHQNTTLDSSLTFDQAPPSQLPGFNTDLTVSSVLGVTGVVCLLVGLTVSYRKYLSFRIRVHDAPETHSVLQLHSNPPKDY
- the LOC105020569 gene encoding leishmanolysin-like peptidase 2, translated to MAPHHSLGCLWIMLVVTCLPGALEKCIFDEVQQSVTVVTTSTDPQRANRKLRELSPTTHPPQPIRIHTWVPRESPTLSEVERERLEPSVREAVAIVSSILSVNRVPGRFLLSRDIYKYCKFLWRNATAVNYNRCGRANEKYRSETCLDVVIPDDHLSGCAVYPEPNAPTVTVLRSEGPGLPDTDFLLYLHTQSTDKCRAEVRGHYIM